The following nucleotide sequence is from Anopheles stephensi strain Indian chromosome 3, UCI_ANSTEP_V1.0, whole genome shotgun sequence.
attattaaaaaaatattcttcattTTATAAGAAAGTCAAAAATCgaaaccacaaccaccacatcTAATCGCTTCCGTTGCAAGCGATCAACCGGCTTTACTCGTTTCCAATGTCATCTTTCCGCTAAATCGCATACCGCTTGAACCGGTGGGCCGTTCTTCATCCTCGCATaactttgcaaaacaaaataataaaagcaaGCCAACCAACCCAGCCGTGGAGCGGATGCACCTCGCTGCACAAAAATGCTAATCAcgaatgaaggttttttgctcttcttttTGCCACCAATTATTACTGCACGCCTCTTCTCGCATGTTGATGACGGTGAACCTTGATGATAGCGACACTGCTGACCACAAACGCTGATCGGTGATGACGATGAAtggaacacacacgcacacgcacacggaacGATTGGGACAACTTTCCCTTTCTGTTTGCATCCGTCGCCACAGACTGCCAGACATCCGGACATGGCGGTTCGGGCGGGCGATTTCGTGGCAGATACAAGGGGTTGAACAACGAGGGGTGGAGCGCCAGGAAGGAAAAAGGGGGTGGGGGTTGGAGCGGTTGTTTACTGGCACTGGgagggaaacaaacaaacgtcaaTTGTGTTGCGCTGAAGTAGCTGGCTCTCGTGTCTCATGTCGCATCGGAACATGTTTACAGTTGGGTGCATCATGTTGCTGGTAAGAATGCAGTGCTTTTGCCGGTCAACCGAATGGGAATTCAATTTCTCTCTTTGAACATTTGATgctgaattaaaaaaagagctAACATGAAGAGGAACAAAATTACACGCATTGGgtataattataataaatgtAGTAAATAATCACTCCCTACATTACAACATCGTTGAGacttctccctctctctctctcgctttatttcaatcaaaaacGTAACGACAGTGAAAACGAAACGACGCAAACCACATCCGTAATCCCTCCGTCAGCCGCAAGAGGAAAGTTTTGTCATTTGAAGATCGCACTTTAAATTTCCTGCGTTTTTttatgtctctctctctctctctctcgatcggTTTTCTTTGATCATGTTTGCCGATAAACTCCGCTTCTCCACAGGGGGATGATCGGTTGCATCGCCACAAGCGAAACATAACTAAAGAAGAAGGACCGGTCGGGTGGAAGATCAATAAAGCTGTCACTGATATAGCGTTGACTGTGTTATGATCTGGTAGAAGGGAAACACAGATGGAAAACGATCCAACTAATTGTTTTTGATTGATCGAGCGAGGttgattgaaattgattaaGCTTTAATCAAAATCGAATAAAACGTTGGAATTCAAAaactaattcttcattttCCTTTACGCTGCTCGTGGGGGTTTGGTTTGAAGCGTTCATAAAAAGGCACAGCAGCTAACCTTGCAGTGGACagttcaatttgtttttgtcaGGCACACCATCAACCTTCGAACTTTAAGCGAAAGAGGGGAGTTCCATTACCAGTAGCCTTACGAAGACAAGAACCTATCGAGGTTACCCTTGGACAAGTGTCTCAGTTTTTGTCACATGTACCGTGTAAAGTCTAGCTTTTAATGCGCTCATTTTGACTCGATTAAAGCGAGTGGTGGTTCATGCTTTTCATTCGAGgttttctgtttcttctttctcttctccTTCTCAGGAACTGACTCGCGAGTGGGCTTCGGGTTTCGGCTTGGTGAGCACGCAGATTTTCAGATCCAGCTGGAACTTGGGCCGCAGCTCAACACGAAACCGATAGGTAAGTTAAGCGAAGACACGAACCTCGCTGATTCGCGGATGGAGCTAACAACGCCTACAAGTAGgcaatttttatgtttttgatttgaattttgttgAATTACGGTTGATTAGGAAAGAATTGTATTTCTTTCAGTTATGACAAAGTATGTCGGTGAAAAAGTTGTGGtctaaaaaatattgtcaGCAATCGTCATGCTTATTTGGTGTAATTTTCATTAGTTGACGGATCAAGGCCCTTTTAGGCCCTGAGCAGAACGAATGTTGGAGGCCCCTAACACGTCGAATCTGCCTACTGGGCTTGAATCAGTGGCCAAGGGGCAGACGTTATACGATGTCTCATCCGAAGGTCGATACCCTCTATATGATTGAGGCTTCTAGGAACTAACAATCACCTTACAGGAAGATAATCCTTGCTGTCTCTTGAATGCTTGGGTCTCGAAGAACCCGCTTAGTCTGCTTATATTATGATCTCCTCCTGTACTTAGCTCTATTTAAATCCGGTTAAAcgcatttttaatttaaaacgcCTGACAGTATGCAATCTAGTGTTTGTAGTTTTTCAAATTACCGTCTCAGAGACAATAAGACAAAACACTTGATGGAGCTATTTCACTTGTCACCTTAAAGCTATTAAAAGTTATAGCTATTATTAAACAGTTGGACCCATTACTCACCTTTGATTTTCTTAATTttaggagcagcagcaggcagcagcaaGCGTTACGTCGACAATGAAGAGTACGCTAACTCAGTACGAGTAAGTATCGAAATCCTTTTCCACTTATCTGACAAATATTGCtaacattttcttctccattttttccgGCAAAGAATCCAACACGAAACGGTGGCTCAACCTCCTGGCTGCAGGCATGgtccaaacaaacgaaacaacgGCAACAGTTCAACAAGGACAAGCTGCGAGACTCGCTAATGCCGCCGGCACCGGTGATGGACGAGGGCGCCTACaaccagctgcagcagctgtaCGAAATGAACAAACAGCGCGAGTACGAAGATTCGATCGGTACACTTCCGGCGGAAGTGCTCGAAACGCGTATCAATCAGCTGAAAGCACTGCACAGCCCGGTCACACCGTTCAAACCGATGCCGAGTGAACCACGATCGGGAGTGGCCGGTACATCGGAGGAAAAGCAATCGCCCTCGGAATCGATGATAATAGTGGTAACACCGGAAGTGCAAGTGGAAAGCACTACCACTACTGCCCCAACAGCGGAATCGACCACGGTGGTGAGCGAAAGGATAAAGGTTAGGGAAAGTACGGGGGGGCCAACCGTCGATAGTGGTCGACGGAACGTAAGACGACGAACTAATCGACCGGTGAGCAAGTGGGACAAGGAACGAATCACCGCTCAGCTGTCCGATGTGTCGTTGGATTAGCCGATCGGCTGATGGGTGCGAACGTGTATTATATTGTTAAAAGTAGGAAGACGCACACACAGGCATACTCTACCCTGCCCCTTATTATCTTTTCCCGCAGGGTTCCGATAGACCCATTCCCGCGACGGAAGGTGGTTGTAAATAGTTTCTTTGCTCGGTTTTAGGATGTGATATTGTACTATTTATTAAcggatttgtttttcgttcttcGAGGCGTCACTTAGAGTTTCACTCGGTATTGTTAAAATTGAAGAAGAGATGGGAAAAGCCCAAAATACTACGCAACCACGCAATAGCAGACAGGTGCTCAAGGTGCACGGATCTAGATCTAGGGTTTTATATGTACGGCAAAATAGCACCGGGCAGCTAAAAGGGAGGGTTTTTATTTATCAGATGCAAGGCatagagaaacaaaaaaaaaaacagagggCAAATCAATAAAGTAACATCGGGGaaaattaaactaaaaatTCTTAAACACTCAAACCAAATCCTTGATGACTTGAGGCTTTATGTTTCaatagtttttattatttgtctATTACATATTGGGGTTTGCTGGGAAGGGCTCCTTCCTTCGTTTAGTCCTCATCGTTTACCCTACCGGTCGGCCTCTCTAAAGGAACCTTTCCCCCCTATCTGCACACAGTGCGTCCGTTACTCCCAATCCCGTACCCACTCAACGAGGCAGCGCACTGTGTCATCGTGTCACGCTCTACGTACACTACAATATTAATAACAAACATCGGCTATCATCCAGTCAACTTAAGACCGCTCGCTGCTATATCGCCTACTGTGGTTGCAAGTTGCAAAACTTAACGAAAAAGGATGCTACTCGCCGATGATCCTACGGTTCCAGCCTACTTTGCAGGGGTTTCATTTagaattgattttgttgttttttttaccatttctttttgttgcttttctttacCATTTTGGTGTACCTTTTCTTAAAACATTCTTCCGCTTTTCTTTTACAAGATTTTATGAAACAGAAATAAAGAGGGGTTTACAAAgtgggtttcttttttaaatcatacaattcttctcttttctttacctatttttgttcctcgttttctcacattttttaCAATCTCGTTTAGAAACCTTTCTCTTCATAatgtgttttcccttttcttttagCTATTCTGTACAAATCGTTTTTGTTATTCACTCATCCTTTTTCGTTCCCGCCCCGCTTACGCACAAGAGTTCCAGCTATCTACAATTTTGGCTACAAAATGCAGGGTTCGTGCAGGCAATACAAACCAACCGTCTGGATCCCTGATTCTTTTTTCCCATGTgtctgcttttttgttgcttccctTTATCTATACAAAAACTAGTTTTCCATTTGCCCATTCACTATTCAGCTCACTCTAGATTTTTTGCGATTCGTATTCTTCTTCCTCATTTATTCCAACCGAGTGAAGGAGAAGCAGCGGGAGAGTTTTTACTTTTCACATATACTTGTTTTATTCTACAAAGCTACTAAACCTTACACATATgggttttttagtttttcgttttttcctgTCTTCTGCCTCGTAACTGCATTTTCTTAAACCCATCTGCACAGCTTGCACTAAAATATAAGGTACCCATGATTTTTCACTGGGCGTtatatttgtttctttttggaatgtgtgttttctttagtgatttttctttttttgtattgcaaATGGGTTTGAGTGCGTGTGATCTTTTGGGACGAGTTTTGTTGCGGATTTTTTGCATGTTAAAACAGGAGAaagaagagagatagagaggtTTCTTTTTGAACTTGTTTTAAATAACTTATTCACTCCATTTCATTCTACGGCTGTGGCACTGGTTTTttgcaaacaagcaaacaaagtgCACACAGTTTTGGGGGGGAAACAATATAATTTATTACCTTACAAAGCATAACTTGTAACATTTTGATCGAACGAACAAatatagaaaagaaaaatgaaaggatATTAAAACCCTATTCCCGCGTGTGTCTTTCGAGGAGAAAATATGGATGAAAAACCCTGCCCACCGGGTTCGGGGGCTTCAATTGAACAAACTACCTGTGATCGATTGTTTAGCGGGTGTGTACAGTGTAGCCTAGAACAACATCAGTTTTTAACATCATGTAACACGTTGAGAAATACCTGTAACTGCACGGATTACACATAAAAATACTTTACATCGAAAGTATATCCTTTTGCCAGAGCGGGACAATCGATGAGTGATCGCGCGTTCATTGTTCAGTTCATTCGCGGGAACAAAGCGGTCTTCTcccctttttgcttctttagGACCACTCATTTTCACTCTATTTACTAGGGCGCGCTCACTTTGCTCTCGAATTGACTTATCGGATTCCACATATGAGGGGAAAATGTATCTTTCTGTACAGGCTACTCAACTCGCGTTCCCACCTCAGTtagttgtgctttttttcgtttttgttccAGCTTTGTGATGCTGCTGGTACTCCCTCTGGTACTCGGCAAAATGGCATGGCGTTATatcggtgtgagtgtgtctagCTCGATCTGCTCGGTAATAATGACGATTTGGGTGTATCACAATATATAAAGATGGTTTGGTTTACGCCTTAGCAAGAAGGAGCCAGAGAGATacggagagtgagagagagagagaggaaaaactaATTGATCGTCTTACAACAAATGGCTTTAGTCTGGTGTCGTTGTTTCAGGTTTTGAAGGAAGGgagcttttgtttgttgagtAGTAATTTGTTCCGCAGCGAGAGCGATCCCTTAATGGCAAcaattggtttttgtttttcttgcaaaATACATTTACCCTATTCGCTCTATAAATGGTaggttttttctcttccgtttACGCGTACAACGATATACACACACTACACACGTACATGAGGGCACACAGATAAACAGAACAATGAAACGGATGAGAGGATAGGTTTAGCGTCCTCTGGGTGTGCGGTGACGCGTCTAGTGCCAGGTGAAGACGACGTGTGCAAACATTAGGTAGATAGTAGAGACGATCACGCTACCGACCATCACTGGGAAACCGACcctggaagaagaaggattcAATGGTAAGTAAGCAATCAGAAGGTGATTCCAGTTAAGGACGCTTACTTGAAATATTCTATAAAGGTAAACCTATAACCGTGCTGCTCAGCAACACCGGCACATACAACGTTGGCGGAGGCTCCA
It contains:
- the LOC118510543 gene encoding uncharacterized protein LOC118510543, with translation MMKRSLIGLRARQRPRPTSLRRSLLMLSLLLAFDAVPFTNAFIVPEELPSILSLVYSNIPQIKKGTDSRVGFGFRLGEHADFQIQLELGPQLNTKPIGAAAGSSKRYVDNEEYANSVRNPTRNGGSTSWLQAWSKQTKQRQQFNKDKLRDSLMPPAPVMDEGAYNQLQQLYEMNKQREYEDSIGTLPAEVLETRINQLKALHSPVTPFKPMPSEPRSGVAGTSEEKQSPSESMIIVVTPEVQVESTTTTAPTAESTTVVSERIKVRESTGGPTVDSGRRNVRRRTNRPVSKWDKERITAQLSDVSLD